The Microterricola viridarii nucleotide sequence CAGGCCTTCTCCTTCACCTTCGGCTAGACCACGGCACCCCGGCCCGCTGGTCGAGTAGGCGCGCCAGCGTCGTATCGAGACCCGGTTTCCAGCGAGAAACCGAGCATCGCGCCAGGCGGCTCTGACACCTCTCGCCGGAGCTGTCAGGGCCGCCGGTTACACTCAACGGGTGACTTTTCTAGCGGAACCAGACTGGGCTGACGAGGGCTTCCCGCCTCCCCCCGAAGACGACTGGGCGCCGCCGGAAGACGGCTGGGTGCCGCCGGAGGACCCGTACTTCGCGCAGGCGCAGGCCCCCGCAAGGGCCTACGCGGCCGCCGCGTCGACCCCCGCTCGCCCGGCCCCGGCGAAGTTTGCCAGTGCTGCAGAGGCGCTGCACACGGTGTTCGGGTACGAGTCCTTCCGCGGCGAGCAGGCCGCCATCATCGAGCAGCTCGCGGGCGGCGGCGACGCCGTCGTGCTGATGCCCACCGGCGGCGGCAAGAGCCTCTGCTACCAGATCCCGTCGCTGCTGCGCGAGGGGACGGGCATCGTCGTCTCGCCGCTGATCGCCCTGATGCAAGACCAGGTCGACGCGCTGAACGCCGTCGGCGTGCGCGCCGCCTACCTGAACTCCACCCAGGACCCCGGCACCCGGGCATCCGTGGAGCAGGCCTACCTCGCCGGTGAGCTCGACCTGCTCTACATCGCCCCGGAGCGGCTCGGCACCGAGCAGGCCAAGCAGTTCCTGGCCCGCGGCCATGTGGCCCTGTTCGCGATCGACGAGGCGCACTGTGTCTCGCAGTGGGGGCACGACTTCCGCCCCGACTACCTCGCCCTCGGCGAGCTGGCCGAGCGCTGGCCCGACGTGCCGCGCATCGCGCTCACCGCGACGGCGACGGATGCCACGCACAAGGAGATCACCTCCCGGCTGCACCTGCAGCGGGCCGCGCACTTCGTCTCCAGCTTCGACCGGCCGAACATCCAGTACCGCATCGTGGAGAAGAACGAGGTGCGCAAGCAGCTGCTCGACTTCATCCGCACCGAGCACGCCGGCGACGCCGGCATCGTCTACGCCCTCTCCCGGGCGACGACCGAGAAGACGGCGGCCTTCCTGCAGGCCAACGGCGTGAACGCGCTGCCCTACCACGCGGGCCTCGACGCCGGCGTGCGCGCCCGCACCCAGTCCCGCTTCCTGCGCGAGGACGGCATCGTCGTCGTCGCGACGATCGCCTTCGGCATGGGCATCGACAAGCCCGATGTGCGCTTCGTTGCCCACATCGACCTGCCGAAGTCCGTCGAGGGCTACTACCAGGAGACCGGCCGCGCCGGCCGCGACGGCGACCCGTCGACGGCCTGGCTGGCCTACGGACTGCAAGACGTCGTGCAACAGCGGCGCATGATCGACTCCTCGCCGGGCGACCTCGCGCACAAGCGACGCATGGCCGCGCACCTCGACGCCATGCTCGCGCTCTGCGAGACGGTGGAGTGCCGCCGCGTCAACCTGCTCAGTTACTTCGGCCAGTCGAGCGCGCCCTGCGGCAACTGCGACACCTGCCTGGCCCCGCCCGCCTCCTGGGACGGCACCGTGCCCGCCCAGAAGCTGCTCTCGACCGTCGTGCGGCTGCGCCGCGAGCGCAACCAGAGCTTCGGAGCCGGCCAGATCGTCGACATCCTGCGCGGCAAGCAGACGCCCCGCACCAGCCAGCACAAGCACGAGGCCCTGGCCACCTGGGGCATCGGCGCCGACCTCAGCGACCAGCAGTGGCGCGGCGTCGTGCGCCAGTTGCTGGCGCAGGGCCTGCTGGCCTCGACCGGCGACTACGGCACCCTGGCGATGACGGATGCCGGTGCGGAGGTGCTCTCCGGCAACCGCGCCGTCTCGCTCCGCACGGAGCCGGAGCGCACCGCGTCGCGCAGCACCCGCTCGAGCAAGCAGGCCGCGGCGCTGTCCGACCTCAGCCCGGCCGGCGTCGAGCTGTTCGAGGCGCTGCGCGCCTGGCGCTCCGAGACCGCCAAAGAGCTCGGCGTGCCCGCCTACATCGTGTTCGGCGATGC carries:
- the recQ gene encoding DNA helicase RecQ, with the protein product MTFLAEPDWADEGFPPPPEDDWAPPEDGWVPPEDPYFAQAQAPARAYAAAASTPARPAPAKFASAAEALHTVFGYESFRGEQAAIIEQLAGGGDAVVLMPTGGGKSLCYQIPSLLREGTGIVVSPLIALMQDQVDALNAVGVRAAYLNSTQDPGTRASVEQAYLAGELDLLYIAPERLGTEQAKQFLARGHVALFAIDEAHCVSQWGHDFRPDYLALGELAERWPDVPRIALTATATDATHKEITSRLHLQRAAHFVSSFDRPNIQYRIVEKNEVRKQLLDFIRTEHAGDAGIVYALSRATTEKTAAFLQANGVNALPYHAGLDAGVRARTQSRFLREDGIVVVATIAFGMGIDKPDVRFVAHIDLPKSVEGYYQETGRAGRDGDPSTAWLAYGLQDVVQQRRMIDSSPGDLAHKRRMAAHLDAMLALCETVECRRVNLLSYFGQSSAPCGNCDTCLAPPASWDGTVPAQKLLSTVVRLRRERNQSFGAGQIVDILRGKQTPRTSQHKHEALATWGIGADLSDQQWRGVVRQLLAQGLLASTGDYGTLAMTDAGAEVLSGNRAVSLRTEPERTASRSTRSSKQAAALSDLSPAGVELFEALRAWRSETAKELGVPAYIVFGDATLRAVASATPRSLAALDGITGIGAKKLEAYGDALVTVVSAFAPAG